From Hymenobacter volaticus, the proteins below share one genomic window:
- a CDS encoding RagB/SusD family nutrient uptake outer membrane protein, protein MKKYSFLLALVLGLCLQSCKEFLDEPPRGQQNTNNYYTTAEECKAAVMGCYSLSDQNDWWQLDRTRMFGDAGSDDAWKGNAIAGDQREFGDFSRFFWLPNNEWFDNRYTHLFQAIGNCNAALVGIDKAPIDAELQKQLLGEVKFIRAYNYFELVKGFGGVPLVLTPVTAEEALTYQRATTEECYAQIIQDLKDAADALPEKGARAAIDRGRATKGAANAYLAKAYLFTEKWAESQQYAEKVIASGQYNLNDDFSRVWSVNNPNGNESIFEFNYNANQTFNLGTALTVVMRSRADGGWGFNTPSSNLEQAFVRENDPRLKYTIIKEGDSVDVKTNSFDYTKYNTKPSENESGRISRKMFLLLKDRPANEQNHAPLNRIELRYADLLLMHAEASYRLGQQDKARTSLNLVRARANRLKPGTVLPRTSSGTALLDHIWLERRLELAMEGHRYYDLVRQHRLVAVIQAFNAYNQTSTDPYDKGKVKDQISEKNNLFPIPTPQIQLSGGNVAQNPGY, encoded by the coding sequence ATGAAAAAATATAGCTTCCTCCTTGCGTTGGTGCTGGGCCTATGCCTGCAATCCTGTAAGGAATTCCTGGACGAACCGCCACGCGGACAGCAGAATACCAACAACTACTACACCACCGCCGAGGAGTGCAAAGCGGCCGTAATGGGCTGCTACTCGCTCTCCGACCAAAACGACTGGTGGCAACTCGACCGCACCCGCATGTTCGGCGACGCCGGCTCCGACGACGCGTGGAAAGGCAATGCCATTGCCGGCGACCAGCGCGAGTTTGGCGACTTCTCCCGCTTCTTCTGGCTGCCGAATAATGAGTGGTTTGACAACCGGTATACCCACCTGTTTCAAGCCATTGGCAACTGCAATGCTGCGCTGGTTGGCATTGACAAGGCACCTATTGATGCCGAGCTGCAAAAGCAATTGCTGGGGGAAGTGAAGTTTATTCGGGCCTACAACTACTTCGAGTTGGTGAAAGGCTTTGGTGGGGTGCCGCTGGTGCTTACGCCTGTAACCGCTGAAGAAGCCCTGACGTATCAGCGCGCCACCACCGAAGAGTGCTACGCCCAGATCATTCAGGACTTGAAAGATGCCGCCGACGCGCTGCCTGAGAAAGGTGCCCGGGCCGCTATTGACCGAGGCCGCGCCACCAAAGGGGCTGCCAACGCCTACCTCGCCAAGGCCTATCTGTTCACGGAAAAATGGGCCGAGTCGCAGCAGTATGCCGAGAAGGTTATTGCATCGGGCCAGTACAACCTCAACGATGACTTCAGTCGGGTGTGGAGCGTGAATAATCCCAACGGCAACGAGTCTATTTTCGAATTCAACTACAACGCCAACCAAACGTTCAACCTCGGCACTGCCCTCACCGTGGTGATGCGCAGCCGGGCCGACGGCGGCTGGGGTTTCAACACGCCCAGCAGCAACTTGGAGCAGGCCTTTGTGCGGGAAAATGATCCACGCCTGAAGTATACCATCATCAAGGAAGGTGACAGCGTGGACGTGAAAACGAATAGCTTCGATTACACGAAATACAATACCAAGCCTTCCGAAAACGAATCGGGGCGCATTAGCCGTAAGATGTTTCTGCTGCTGAAAGACCGGCCGGCCAACGAGCAAAACCACGCTCCGCTCAACCGCATCGAGCTGCGCTACGCCGACTTACTGCTGATGCACGCTGAAGCTTCGTACCGCCTGGGTCAGCAAGACAAAGCCCGCACCTCGCTGAACTTGGTGCGTGCCCGTGCTAACCGCCTGAAGCCGGGCACTGTGTTGCCCCGCACTTCCTCCGGCACGGCCTTGCTGGACCATATTTGGTTGGAGCGCCGCCTGGAGCTAGCCATGGAGGGCCACCGCTACTACGATTTGGTGCGGCAGCACCGGCTGGTGGCTGTTATCCAGGCCTTCAATGCCTACAACCAAACCAGCACCGACCCCTACGACAAAGGCAAAGTGAAAGACCAGATATCCGAGAAAAACAACCTGTTCCCGATTCCGACGCCCCAGATTCAGCTTTCCGGCGGCAACGTGGCGCAGAATCCTGGGTACTAA